The Nitrospirota bacterium genome includes the window GAACGGAAAGGAACACCTTAACCGCGCTCATCGGCTTCATATGCATCTCCCCCCTGAATGTCTGGTATGCCCGGGTATAGAATTGATGCAGCATGCCGCTGCCCTTGCATCACGCCCTTATTTCAATGATAGTAGATTCCCTGTCTTTTGCAAGGTACTGTTGCCTAAAGCGTATTCAAATACGCGAGGAGGTCTTGGACCTGCTCATCTTTCAGGTGGGCGAAGGACGGCATGTCGCTGAAAGGGTCCCTGAGCTGTCTCACGACGTTCTCGGGCGTCGCGGGCCGCTTGCTCACCGGCAGCGTCGGGTTCTTCAGGATGCCCTTGTGCCCTGGCGCCATGTCGCCCCTGGCGCTCTTGGGGTCGTGGCACCCGATGCAGAGCTTATCGTACAGCGCCTTGCCCTGCTCGATGCTCTTTTTGTCCTTTTTCACGACGATCTTTGCATCAGCTCCCTTCTGCGCTCCAGCGCTCAAAGACACACCCGAGAACATCAGGAAGATGATCGCTGCAACACCGGTCAGCGTTTTCATAGTTCTCTCCTAAAGTGTATTCATATACGCGATCAGATCGCTTATCTGCGCATCAGATAGAGACGCGAAGGACGGCATCGCCTTCCAGGGCTCTTTCAGCTGTTTGATGATGTTTTCAGGAGTTGCGGGACGGCCGCTGGAGGGCAGTACAGGGCGTTTCAGAATTCCCTTGTGGCCTGGGCCTGCGATCGTCCTGGTGCTGCGGGGGTCGTGGCAGGAAGCGCATCTCTTCTTGTAAAGCCTTTTGCCGCGCTCGATGCTCTCCCTGTCGGCAGCAACCGCGAAAGAGGAAGAAGCGGCCCGCCCTCCATCCCGGCTCGTCACCACCGGCTCCTTTCGGGAGAAATCGGCGATGAGGAGATAGTACCCTCCCGAAGTGCCGAACACGAGGACCGTCAGGACGACCAGGGTCATCCCCATAGCGGCTGCGCGATTGTAGAAGAGCTTATAGAGCTCCACGAAGGAGATCTTCATGAGCAGGATGACCAGCACGGCGAGCGCGAAGACGCCGTGGAGGGACGCCCGCACCGAGGGTTCGGCCTTTGTGGCGGCGATGACATAGAGACAGAGCCCTGCAATGACGAGAAAGAGCAGGAGATAAGCCATCCCGTTGATGCGGTGTATCCTCTTCAGCCGCTCGACACTGTATCTTTTTTCGCTCCTGCCGAAGACCTCGAACATGGTGAAGACCGCAATCCCTGTCAGGGCAAGCAGCACGATCGACAGTATGGTCTTGAAGAGAAAAAGCGGCATCGTCCCTCCTCTCAGCAGCATCCTCTCCCCATTCTATTAGAAAAAGCGGCGGCGCGCAACCGCCGTCCTCGTAATCTGATCTTCGGCATTGTATAATCGTTAATGGTGGGAACATAATGCTCGAATTCATCGTCACCCTGCATCCGGTAACCCAGGCGCTGCTCGCCACCTGCTTCACCTGGCTGGTGACCGCCCTCGGCGCGTCCTTTGTCTTCCTGGCGAGAGAGGTAAACCGGCGGGTCCTGGACGGCATGCTCGGCTTTGCGAGCGGGGTCATGATCGCTGCCAGTTACTGGTCGCTGCTCGCCCCGGCGATCGAAATGTCGGCGGAGAGCGGCCTGCCGGTCTGGTTTCCGCCTGCGGTGGGGTTTCTTTCCGGCGCGGTTTTCCTGAGGATCGTCGATCGGGTATTGCCGCACCTCCACCTCTGGCTTCCGGTCAAGGAGGCTGAAGGGATCAAGACACGCTGGCGGCGGACGACCCTGCTCATCCTCGCCGTCACCCTGCACAACATCCCCGAGGGCCTCGCGGTGGGCGTCGCCTTCGGCGCGGTGGCGGCAGGACTGCCCCAGGCGACCACTGCAGGAGCGGTCGCGCTCGCCATCGGCATAGGGCTGCAGAACTTTCCGGAAGGGATGGCGGTCTCGATGCCGCTCAGACGGGAGGGCATGTCGCGATTGAAGAGCTTCTGGTACGGCCAGCTGTCGGGAATGGTAGAGCCCATAGCCGGGGTTGTCGGCGCAGCGGCGGTGCTCGTATCGAAGCCCCTCCTGCCCTACGCCCTCAGCTTCGCCGCCGGGGCGATGATCTTCGTCACGGTCGAGGAGCTGATCCCCGAGGCGCAGCGGGGAGGCAACACCGACCTCGCCACCATGGGCGCCATCCTCGGATTCACGGTGATGATGATCCTCGACGTCGGCCTTGCGTAGCGCGGTGTGCGCTTCACGGCGTGCAGCACGGCGCGTCAAAGACCGGGGGTGCGCCTTCGAAGCCGCATCCCCTGAAAAACGCTTACCGTTTCGTCTTTCCCCGGAGTTTTGCCTCCTCGCGCAGTGCTGCGGCCATCTCCCTGATCTCGGTCAGGTCGCGCTGCATCTCGCTCCAGCCGTACCAGAGCGCATAATCGGGATTCGAATGGAACGAGCCCTGGAAAGCCCGCATCCGGTGCTCGAGGAACATGACGAAGAGCGTCTGCTCTATGACCGTGGGCGCATCGTGGAACGTCAGCAGGTCGGGGAAGGCGAAGGCGTAGCCCTTCGGCTTCTTCAGGATGCCGTCTTTGTATAATCCCGCAACGATGCGGATCGCCTCGGCCATGAGATGGTCCGCCTCCCTGATCATCAGGTCTCCTTTCTGGAGCTCGCCCCGGGCGAAGTTGGCCGAGTGGCACTGGTTGCAGACCTTCAGCATCCGGTCCCGCTCCTGCTGCCATGCCTCTTGCGTCAGCCGCGCCAGATCCGCTGCCTTGACCGCTTCGAGCCGCTCGGTCGGCTTGCCGTCGGGGCCGAGCACGCCGAGCCCCTGCAGTATGGTGGCGCGGTCCGCTGCCCACTGCTTGTCCTCGGGCATAGGCAGCCTTACGGCAAGGAAGCCCCAGGCGGTCCTGACGCCATGCTCGCCTCCCGGCATGTGACATGTCTGGCATGTCGGCGCTGCGATAGTGTCGGGAAGCACGCCGTTCTGCATCAGCAGATAGCGCACCCCGTGCTTGGAGCCCGAATACATCTCCCACTGCGGATGATCGAACCCCATGTGACAGGTCTGGCAGGCCTGCGGCTGCCGCGCCTCCCTGACCGAGAAGGCATGCCGCGTATGGCAGGAGTCGCAGGCGACCCGCCCGAAGCGATACCCGCCTTTATCGAGCTCCTTGATATCCGCTTCGGACTTTATGCCGATCTTGTGGCATCCGCCGCATCCCTTCATTCCCTCGGTGAGCAGCATCGGCTGGTAATGGATCGTCGGCATCGCCTTCATCGCTGCCCAGGCGAGGGCATGCTTGCCGCTCTTGTACTGTTTCACCCGTTCGGCATGGCAGCCGCCGCAGGTCTCGGGCGTCGGTATCAGGGCCTGCTGGGCATCCTCCCTGGTGCGGTGTTTGTCGCCATGGCAGGCCGCGCAATCGATCCCGTTTTTGCTGTGCTTGCTCAGTTGCCAGTCCGAGATGATGTTGGGGGTGACCTGCTTGTGGCAATCGATGCAGACTTGCGCCGAAGCGAGCGGGACAGAAAGAAGGAGCGAGAAGATAATGACAAGTGTCCGGGAAATCGTGGCCGTTGCATTCATTGCTCTTCACCTCCTAATGCAGGTGTATGGTTGCTACCGTTTACGGGTGAGGAGATGCAGGAGGATCAGGAATTCCATAGGCCGGTCCTCGGCCGTTCTCCTCCTCTTCGCATATGCCTCCCCGCCGGGGGGCTCTCCTGCTATCTCAGAATGAATCCGGGTCTTTTCATCAAGAAGAGGGGCCGGCGGTTCGGGAAGACAGATGATCCCCTGCCGGTACGCCGCCGCCTTGATGACCAGGAGGTCGCGAATACCCCCCTCCTCTACGGGAGCGCGTCTCTCGTGAGCGAGGGCGCACCACTGCACGAGAGAGCCGGATTGAGGGGGGATAAAACCGAGAGCGCACAAAAAGAGAAAGAGGGGCAGGACTCTTTTCACGCCGGCCTCCTGCGCGCGACAACGGAACGGTTTATGAACGCTGAGGGAAACCTTTGTACCTTTACTTCAAAGGTAGCAGGAAACACAGCGCCTGTCAACGAGATAGTGCATACGGCGGCCGTTCAGGGGTTCTGTAAACTCTATCGACACCGCGTGTAAGCGCAGGCGACATTATTGCGGCTCCCGTTCCCTTCCGCCCTTTGGTTTATTGTGATTTTTACCCCGGCACCGATCTTGCAACCGGCTCATCCTAAGTAGAAGCTGTAACACCGGGAAACCAGAAAGCCAGAAAGGAGGAATGTTCATCTCAGCAAGAGAGGCATCACCGTACCTCTGCACAGGGTCGATTGACACCGCAGACAGCGGAAAACATCACGGCACAAAGGAGAACCAATGAAATTCAAGCGCAGCCTGAGTACAGCACCGGTCTTTTTCATTTTCTCTCTCCTGGCAGCGATAATCATCTCTGTCTCCTCGTCAGCGCACGGAGCCGCCGTCTCGAGCAACAGCTCTATCATCAACTGGGAAAGCCTCTCTTACAAGACAAGCGAGGGCATGTCGCTGCATTTCCCGGCCAGGAGCAGCACCTCGTTTGCAGCGGCGTTCAGCTCGTCGTCGTTCGCCGATGACTTTCATTCTTCTGACGGCTGGGGCAGCACGTCCGCCCTGGCGAGTATCGTCTCCCCATCGGGCTCGGCCATAGGAAGCGCCTTTACCAACCCGAGGACCCTCTTCGCCTCTGCAACCGCTTCATCCGCATTCGGCAGCCCGTTCCAGTCCGACGCAGCAGCGCTCCGCTCCGCAGGGTTCAGCGTGTCGGGGAGCGGAGACCTGACGGTGAGCGTCGGCTACAGTTTATCGCAGAGCCTGAGCACTTCGCTCTTCCGCGAGTTTGCAGAGGGCTTCGCCTTCGCAGGGCTCCTCCTGTACTATGACGATAACTCGGCGGTGGCAGCCGACACCGATGTCATTCTGAACTCCATCCTCGACGGCGACTCGCTCTTCGCCTCCCGCACCGGAACCCTGAGCGCCACGTTATTCTTCAATGACGGACAGGGCGGGTTCTTCGACGTGCTCGGCTCCGGCCATTCCGCCGTTGCTCCTGTCCCCGAGCCCTCCACCGTCATTCTCCTGGGTGCGGGGCTGGCAGGCATGGGGCTTTTACGGAAGCGGTTCAAACGCAGCGCCTAGAGATAAGCCTAGAGATAAGGAGGATGGCATGATACCGGTTACTGCTCCGTTAAGGAGAGCGCCGGGGGTTGCTCTGACCCTGGCGGCGCTCTTCCTTATCGCACTTCCCTCATTGCTCCAGGCATACACCTGCGAGCGCATCATCACTGCTGACGTGGTCGCCATCAACCAGTCTATCCCCCTCAACAGGTTCGGCGCGATCAGTCCCGACGGGATGATCTTCGCCCTGAAGCGGGATGTGGTCATGAGCAGCGGAGGCGCTTCGCTGCGGCCGGATAAGCGACCGCGTCCGCTCGTGCTGCGCATGAATGCCGGGGACTGCCTCCGGATCACCTTTACGAATCTCCTCGACGGCGTCCAGGGAGACCAGCCTGCGACACGGGCGGCCTCGATCCATGTAAACGGCCTGCAGCTCGTCAATTCGATCACGGATGACGGCTCCAATGTCGGGACCAATCCGAGCAGTCTCGTCATGCCCGGCGACACCGCCGTCTATACGCTCTACGCTGAAAAGGAAGGCACGCACCTTCTCTACAGCACCGGCGCCATGACCGGCGGCGAGGGCAACAGCGGCTCGCTCGCCTTCGGCCTCTTCGGCGCGGTGAACGTACAGCCGAAGGGAGCCGAATGGTATCGCAGCCAGCTCACAAGGGCCGAGATTGATATGGCTGCCGACCGGGACAAGAACGGCACGGTCGACTATGACGAACAGACTGCCGATGGGCACCCGCTGATCGATTACGACGCGAAGTATCCTGCAGGTTATGCCTATAAGGAGGGACAGCCGGTCATAAGGATACTGAACGACTACAACGAGATCGTCCATTCAGACCTGACCGCTATCATCACCGGCCCGTACCGCGGCCCGTTCCCTGCAGGCACCTACAAGCCCAACCCGGCATATCCGGACAGGGACCAGCCGTTCCGCGAGTTCACCATCCTGTTCCACGACGAGATCGGCGCGGTTCAGGCATTCCCCGAGTTCAATGATCCTGTCCTGGGTTTCACCCTGCACGGGATAAGGGACATGTTCGGCATCAACTACGGGGCTGCGGGGCTCGGCTCGATGCTGCTCGCCAACAGGAAGGGCGTGGGCCCGAACAGGAACTGCGCCGAGTGCGCCTATGAGGATATGAGCTTCCTCTCGTGGGCGAACGGCGATCCGGCGATGGTAGTCGACAATCCCGCCAATACGGGGCTGCAGGCGACGAAGGCGCTCTATCCCGACGACCCCTCGAATGTCTACCACAGCTACATCGCCGACCATACGAAGTTCCGGATACTCCATGCAGGCAAAGAACACCACATCTTCCATCTCCACAACCACCAGTGGCTCTTCAACCCCGATGACGACAACTCCACTTATCTCGACAGCCAGGCAATAGGGCCGGGCTCGTCCTACAACCTCGAGATCGCCTACAACGGCGGCGGCAACCGCAACCAGTCGTACGCCGATTCGATCTTCCACTGCCACTTCTACCCGCACTTCGCGAGCGGCATGTGGTCGCTGTGGCGCGTGCATGACGTCTTTGAAAACGGCACGATACTCGATGCCGACGGCAGGCCCGCGCCGAAATCTCGGGCGCTCCCCGACGGCGAGATACTGGCGGGCTCGCCGATCCCCGGTCTCGTGCCGCTCCCGGGACTGCCCATGGCGCCCATGCCGGCGAACGTGCAGCTCGTCGCAGCGGACATTACCGGCGACGGCATACCGGATTCGAGCCAGATCGACCTGAACGACGACGGGATACCGGATTTCAGACAGGTGCAGGATGTCACTATAGCAAAGAACCCCGGGTACCCGTTTCACATGCCTGCCGTCGCAGGCCATGAGCCGCCCGAGCCGCCCTTGAGCAAGCTCTTCGACGGCGGGTTCCCAAGGCATGTAATGGCTGCAGGAGTGCAGGTGGCGGTCACCAACAGGTTCGAGATTACCAGTGAGCTCCACAATGCGACTGCCTACCGCCTCCCCGAGGCAGGGACGCATGTCGAGAAGACCACCATCGACTTCCATGCGACAAGATTCCACCCGACCTTCACGCCCGAAGGCGCGCCTGCGCAGTTCGAGACTAACGGACGTCCCGCCGTGCGTGGCGCGCCGTTCGCCGACCCCTGCAAGCTCGACAACGGCACGCCGGTGGCGGTCAACCGCACCTACAAGGGAGCGGTCATCGATCCCGATGTGAAGATCAACAAGGCGGGCTGGCATTTCCCCCAATCGCACATCGTCGCCCTGTGGGAGGATGTAGCGCCTCTCATGTCAGGGGCAAAAGCGCCCGAGCCGTTCATCTTCCGCACCAACTCCGAGGATTGCATAGAGTTCCACCACACCAATCTCACGGCGCACGAAGAGGAAGCCAACGCTTTTCAGATCAGGCACAACACAGTGATGATCGGCCAGCACATCCACCTGGTCAAATTCGATGTCCAGGCCTCCAACGGCGGCTCGACCGGCTACAACTATGAGGATTCGAGCATGAGTCCCGAAGCGGTTCGCCACCACATCCATGCCGTCAATGAAACCGGGGGCATCATCAATGAGGATGGAACCCGGACACCGCTGGTCGCGCAGCCGCATCCCTTCTTCAAAGATGTGCCCGGCGTGGACGCGCTCGGCGCACAGACAACGGTCTATCGCTGGTATGCGGACTCCCTTTTGAACAACCAGGGAGTGGACAGGACATTGGGCAATGTCTTCACCCATGACCACATGACGCCTTCGACCAACCAGCATACCGGTCTCTACGGCATGTTCATCGTCGAGCCCAAAGGATCGAGCTGGCGCAACCCGGAGACCGGAGCATTCTTCGGCACACGCGCCGACGGAGGCCCGACGAGCTGGAGGGCCGATATCCTCACCGCCAACCCGCGGGACAGCTTCCGCGAGTTTGTTTTCATGTTCCAGGACTTCCAGCTCGCGTTCCTCAAAGGCGCGTGCGTTGCGCCGGGAGACCCTTCGTGCCTCGACGTGCTCAAGGCGGTAAATCCTCCGGGCAAGGTGGAAGTAGGCCTGCCGTTCCTGCTCGCGCCGCCTGACGTCTGCCCCGGCGGAGTGGAGCCCCCCTGCCCTGAAGCCATCTCGGCGGACGACCCCGGGACCTTCTCGGTGAACTTCCGGAACGAGCCCATCGCCCTTCGCGTGCGCGATCCTCAAACCAACAAGCAGGCTGCGGGGCTCAAGGGAGACCTGGCGTATGCCTTTGCTTCGCGCACCGACCGCGCAGACCCGGCATTCAACATGCAGCCCGCGTTTTATCCGCCGCTTACTGCGGATGTGCGGCCGAGCGACCCCTTCACCCCGATGATGAGGGTCTATGAGAACGACCGGGTGAGGATCAGGATACAGGTCGGCGCGCAGGAAGAGGGACATATCTTTTCGATGCACGGCGTCAAGTGGCTGCAGGAGTTCGCGAGCCCGAACTCTGGCTACCGGAACGCCCAGATGATGGGGATATCCGAACAGTTCATCCTCGATGTGCCGATCAACCCGAATCGTACACAACTGGGAGTTGCAACAGACTACCTCTACACAACCAATGCAGCGGTCGACGGCTACTGGAACGGCACATGGGGCCTGATGCGCGCCTACTCGACCCTGAGGGGCGATCTCAGACCGCTGCCGAGCAACCCGGTCGGGCCGCTGGGCCTCAACATCCTCAACATCGCGAGCTTTCCGGGCATGTGTCCTTCGACCGCGCCGCTCAAGAAGTTCGACGTCACCGCAGTCACCGCACAGAATGCGCTGCCGGGCGGGACCCTGATATACAACTCCCGCACGGAAAACGGCGGTCCGCTGAACGACCCGACCGCGCTGCTCTATGTGAGGACAGCGGACCTCGACGCCTACGGCAAGCTCAAGGCGAACGTCCCGGTCGAGCCCCTTATACTGAGGGCCAATGCAGGCGATTGCATCGAAGTAACGCTCAGGAACAAGTTGCCCGTGCAGTTGCCCGATCCCGGCGATCCGGATACGTGGGGCTTCAGCACCCTTCCGATGATCGTGAACAACTTCAATTCAAATGAGCTGAGGCCGTCGAGCCATGTGGGGCTCCACCCGCAGCTCGTGGCCTATGATGTAACAAAGAGCGACGGGGCCAACGTAGGGATCAATGTCGCCCAGACCGTTGCGCCGAACGGCACGAGGACGTACCGCTGGTATGCAGGAGACATCAAGTTCAACAGCGCAACCCGCCTGCTCTCCGCAATCCCTGCCGAATTCGGGGCGACGAATCTCATCTCTTCCGACAGGATCAAGCACAGCAACAAGGGGGCTATCGGGGCGCTGGTCATCGAGCCGAAAGGCGCAAGCGTGATCGAGGATTACGGGACCCGCGCCGCGGCAACGGTGAAAAAGCCCGACGGCAGCTCGTTCCGGGAATTCGTCCTCCTCTTCCAGGACGATGTGAACCTGAGGTTCGGCAGCGATGCCTTCGGGTTCGCTGCAGGCGACGCCGTGCCCAACACTGCCGAGGCCGAAGACCCGGAGGATTCGGGACAGAAGGCCCTCAATTACCGCACCGAGCCGTTCTGGTTCCGCCTCGGGTTTGCGCCGGACACTCCTTTGATGATGACCCGCGAAGAGGACTTCAGCAACGTCCTCTCCAATGACCTGATCGGCGGCGACCCCGAGACACCGGTCTTCACCGCGAAGAAGGGAGCGCCGACGCGGTTCCGCATACTCCAGCCCGGCGGGCATGCGCGCAACCATGTCTTCACCCTGCACGGCCATACATGGCAGCGGCAGCCTTACCAGAACAATTCAACGGTGATAGGCGACAGGCCGCTTTCGTTCCTGATGAGCGCGCAGGAGGGTCATGGGCCGGCCAACCACTTCGACGTCGTCCCGCAGCACGGGGCCGGCGGCAATTTCAACGTAAAAGGCGACTACCTCTACCGCGACAATGCGTCGTTTTTCCTCGACGGCGGCATGTGGGGTCTGTTCAGGGTAACCGAGTAAAAGCGTTATTACCACAGAGGACACAGAGTGTACAGAGAAAAAATTCTCGAAGAAAATAATGATTTCTCTCCATGCCTCCGTGTCCTCTGTGGTTCAAGAGCACATTAATCCGGAAGGGAGGAGCTTCTGCAAGGTGAGAAACAATAGCGTCGTTTTCATTATTCTTTTCTGCCTCTTCGCATGTATAGCCGCCGACTCATTTGCTGACAGCGACGGGGTCAGGATAGAGTTCTCGGCAATACCGCTCAATGCCGGAGAGCTTCGTGAAGGTGGCCATGCGACCATGCGCTTCAGGATTACGAACACCGGGACCGGCGAGCCCTTGACTTCGCTGAGGCCGATGGTATGGATCGACCGCACGAATGGACCGGGCGAAAGGAGCGCCGGCAGTCTCGCCTGTGAAGACAGGGTCGGCGCACACCTTCAGCGGCGGCTGGGCGCCCGTCCCGATATCGACCTGGGCGGCTACTTCATCCTCACGATGAACAGCGACGCCTCCCTCTCCGTCATAGACCCGATGAACGGCGTCAAGGGCATCACGCAGCTCTATGCAATGGTCACCCTCGATGCGCCCGGCGAAGACTGGGCTGCGGACAGCGACAGGGGGAAGCTCTTCGTCACCATGCCGTCGGTCCGCAAAGTCGCGGTCGTGGATACGGGAACATTCAAGGTGCTCAAAAATATCGACGCAGGGAGCGCACCTGGCCGCATCGCCCTGCAGCCTGACGGAGCATATGTGTGGATCGGCAATAACGCAGGAGATAGAGATGAAAGCGGTGTCGTGGCAATCGATGCGGAAAGGCTCACTGTTGCCGCCCGCATTCCGACCGGCGCAGGACATCATGACATGGCGTTCTCCGAAAACAGTCGCTATGTCTTCGTCACGAGCGACAAGGACAGGACCGTCTCGGTCATCGATACGCAGTTATTAAGAAAGATAAAAGACATCGAGACCGGAGGGGTACCTGTCGCCATAGCCTTTTCTCAGGCAAGCGGAGCGGTCTATGCCGCCAGCGAAGATGATGGCGTCATCACGGTCATCGATGCTCAGAGACACGAGATCACCGCGCGGTTCGGAACAGCGCCCGGAATCGCTGCGCTGCGCTTCAGTCCCGACGGACGCTGGGGTTTTGCAGTGAATGCGAAGAAGGACCTCGTACATATCATCGATGCGATGAGCAACAGGGCAGTCCATTCAGTAGGGACCGGGGCTGCTCCGTATCAGGTAGCATTTACCGGCAAGGCCGCCTATATCCGCTCGCAAGGGACCGGGGACATCACGCTTATTCACCTGTCTGACCTGGACACGAACGCCCCGCGCGCCGCTCTCAGGATACCGATCGGGCAGAGCGCTCCGCAGGCATCTCCCTCTTATTCACTCGCCCCTGCCCTCTTCCCTGCGCCTGAAGGAGACGTCATGCTGATCACCAATCCTGCCGACACGCTCACGTATTACTACCGGGAAGACATGCAGGCGCCCATGGGAACCTTCAAGAACTACGGCCGATCGCCCAGGGCGGTAAGGGTGGTGGACAGGGGCCTCCGGGAAAAAGGCGACGGTACTTACACGGCCGGAATAAGGCTCCCGGAAAGCGGCGCCTACCAGGTCGCCTTTTTCATCGATACCCCAAAGGTTGTCGAATGCTTTGAGCTCACCGTACCTCCCGGTCACCGGCTGTCGAACAAGCACGATAAAGGGCTTCTCAAGGTAGAGTTCCTCACCAGGGAGACGAAAATACGCCCCGGCGAAAAGGTCGGGCTGCAGTTCAGACTGACGGATGCCGTGAGCAATGAACCGAAGGACGGCGTCGGCGACCTCATTGTCCTTGCATCCCTTGCGTCGGGCCAGTGGCAGCAGCGGTACCAGGCAAAGCCCGTGGGCGGAGGCATTTACGAAACGCAGCTCAGTCTCCCCCGTCAAGGCGTGTATTACGTATTCTTATCGAGCCCTTCATTAAAAGCAGGATTCAACCGCATGGAGCATCTGGTGCTGCAGGCAGCAGATAAATGAAACGGCAGGAGTTTTGAGAGGTTCAGAAAAAGGAGAAAGCACATGAGAACGAAAACAAGAGCGCTCATCACGCTGCTGGTCGGACTGCTTATCGTCATGGCCGGCCCGCCGTCCTACGCCGTATTGAAGGCGGTAGGGCCTGTCTCGCAAAGTACGGGGTTCTTCCCGGCGTGGTACTCTGATCGCAACAACGACGCGTTCGAGCTCTGTCTGCCGTCTCCGGGCCCCGAGCTCCAGAACGGGTACTGTCTGCTGCTCCCCGCAGATATTCCCGATCCGAATGCGCCCGTATCGTTCCCGAACAACTTCCCTGAAGAGGCGTTCTGGTGGTCGGCCGGCGCCACGATCGACCTGGGCAACGGCAATTCGGCAGACCTGGTACTGGCGCTCGAAGCGGCGTTCCTCAACGGGGCGCCGGCGGCAGGAGACCAGGTGAGCTTCGGCAGGGTCCGCATCCGGATCGATACTGACGCGGTCGGGACTTACACCGTAACTCATCCTTTCGGCGTCGAAACCTTTACCGTCACCGCCGAGGAGGCGGGCAACCGCGCCATCAACTTTACCAGGGATATCGGCATCACTACGCCCGGAGACTTCACCGGCGCGCTCATCAGCGATATCGGCCCCTTCCTCAAAGCGTCGGCAGCGCCGGGCGGAGCTCCGCTTCCCTACGTAGAGCTCATTCCCGGAAAGTTCTATGTCGCCGATCCCAACACGCCTACAAATGTTACCGGCAGCCCCTTCAATACGAATTTCTTCCGCGTCGAGGGCCCCGCAGGATTCGCTGCCGTGGAGACGACCGACTTCAATCTGCAGGGGAGAGTGTTCAGGGGCACTCCGGTAACGATCGACCGCGCAACCTACCGCAGGACAGGCGGCAACATCATAGTCGATGCATGGGCGAACTCTCTCAGCGGAGCTTCACTTGCAGCAGGTCTTGTCGGCAGCCCCCAGGCTTCAATGCAAGGGAGCAACGAGAGCTTTTTCGGCAGCTTCACCGCTTCGTTACTGCCGTCATTGATTGAAGTGACGGCGTCGATGACAGGCAGGCTCACCTCTACCGTCCAGAGCTCCTTAAGCGATGTCGTTTCCATCTCTCAGGCCGACTTCGACAGCGGCTCAGGGGTGCTGACGATAGCGGCAGCGTCGAGCGATCAGAACGTTGCCACACTGATTGTCGAGAGCATCGGCGCTGTTTCAAACGGCGGCGCCGCGACCTTCACGCTCCCGATTCCGCCTTCAAGCGTTACCGTCACCTCACCCCAAGGAGGGTCTGATACCGAGCCGGTCACGATCGTGGCAGGGGCTTCAGGGAATATTCCACCCGTTGCAACGGCTGACGCTTATTCGGTCAATGCAAACGCAACCCTTACCGTAGCGGCTCCGGGCGTGCTCGGCAACGATACCGATCCCGACAACAACCTTCCGCTTACCGCCGTCCTGGTGACC containing:
- a CDS encoding copper oxidase, with amino-acid sequence MIPVTAPLRRAPGVALTLAALFLIALPSLLQAYTCERIITADVVAINQSIPLNRFGAISPDGMIFALKRDVVMSSGGASLRPDKRPRPLVLRMNAGDCLRITFTNLLDGVQGDQPATRAASIHVNGLQLVNSITDDGSNVGTNPSSLVMPGDTAVYTLYAEKEGTHLLYSTGAMTGGEGNSGSLAFGLFGAVNVQPKGAEWYRSQLTRAEIDMAADRDKNGTVDYDEQTADGHPLIDYDAKYPAGYAYKEGQPVIRILNDYNEIVHSDLTAIITGPYRGPFPAGTYKPNPAYPDRDQPFREFTILFHDEIGAVQAFPEFNDPVLGFTLHGIRDMFGINYGAAGLGSMLLANRKGVGPNRNCAECAYEDMSFLSWANGDPAMVVDNPANTGLQATKALYPDDPSNVYHSYIADHTKFRILHAGKEHHIFHLHNHQWLFNPDDDNSTYLDSQAIGPGSSYNLEIAYNGGGNRNQSYADSIFHCHFYPHFASGMWSLWRVHDVFENGTILDADGRPAPKSRALPDGEILAGSPIPGLVPLPGLPMAPMPANVQLVAADITGDGIPDSSQIDLNDDGIPDFRQVQDVTIAKNPGYPFHMPAVAGHEPPEPPLSKLFDGGFPRHVMAAGVQVAVTNRFEITSELHNATAYRLPEAGTHVEKTTIDFHATRFHPTFTPEGAPAQFETNGRPAVRGAPFADPCKLDNGTPVAVNRTYKGAVIDPDVKINKAGWHFPQSHIVALWEDVAPLMSGAKAPEPFIFRTNSEDCIEFHHTNLTAHEEEANAFQIRHNTVMIGQHIHLVKFDVQASNGGSTGYNYEDSSMSPEAVRHHIHAVNETGGIINEDGTRTPLVAQPHPFFKDVPGVDALGAQTTVYRWYADSLLNNQGVDRTLGNVFTHDHMTPSTNQHTGLYGMFIVEPKGSSWRNPETGAFFGTRADGGPTSWRADILTANPRDSFREFVFMFQDFQLAFLKGACVAPGDPSCLDVLKAVNPPGKVEVGLPFLLAPPDVCPGGVEPPCPEAISADDPGTFSVNFRNEPIALRVRDPQTNKQAAGLKGDLAYAFASRTDRADPAFNMQPAFYPPLTADVRPSDPFTPMMRVYENDRVRIRIQVGAQEEGHIFSMHGVKWLQEFASPNSGYRNAQMMGISEQFILDVPINPNRTQLGVATDYLYTTNAAVDGYWNGTWGLMRAYSTLRGDLRPLPSNPVGPLGLNILNIASFPGMCPSTAPLKKFDVTAVTAQNALPGGTLIYNSRTENGGPLNDPTALLYVRTADLDAYGKLKANVPVEPLILRANAGDCIEVTLRNKLPVQLPDPGDPDTWGFSTLPMIVNNFNSNELRPSSHVGLHPQLVAYDVTKSDGANVGINVAQTVAPNGTRTYRWYAGDIKFNSATRLLSAIPAEFGATNLISSDRIKHSNKGAIGALVIEPKGASVIEDYGTRAAATVKKPDGSSFREFVLLFQDDVNLRFGSDAFGFAAGDAVPNTAEAEDPEDSGQKALNYRTEPFWFRLGFAPDTPLMMTREEDFSNVLSNDLIGGDPETPVFTAKKGAPTRFRILQPGGHARNHVFTLHGHTWQRQPYQNNSTVIGDRPLSFLMSAQEGHGPANHFDVVPQHGAGGNFNVKGDYLYRDNASFFLDGGMWGLFRVTE
- a CDS encoding cytochrome D1 domain-containing protein, with product MRNNSVVFIILFCLFACIAADSFADSDGVRIEFSAIPLNAGELREGGHATMRFRITNTGTGEPLTSLRPMVWIDRTNGPGERSAGSLACEDRVGAHLQRRLGARPDIDLGGYFILTMNSDASLSVIDPMNGVKGITQLYAMVTLDAPGEDWAADSDRGKLFVTMPSVRKVAVVDTGTFKVLKNIDAGSAPGRIALQPDGAYVWIGNNAGDRDESGVVAIDAERLTVAARIPTGAGHHDMAFSENSRYVFVTSDKDRTVSVIDTQLLRKIKDIETGGVPVAIAFSQASGAVYAASEDDGVITVIDAQRHEITARFGTAPGIAALRFSPDGRWGFAVNAKKDLVHIIDAMSNRAVHSVGTGAAPYQVAFTGKAAYIRSQGTGDITLIHLSDLDTNAPRAALRIPIGQSAPQASPSYSLAPALFPAPEGDVMLITNPADTLTYYYREDMQAPMGTFKNYGRSPRAVRVVDRGLREKGDGTYTAGIRLPESGAYQVAFFIDTPKVVECFELTVPPGHRLSNKHDKGLLKVEFLTRETKIRPGEKVGLQFRLTDAVSNEPKDGVGDLIVLASLASGQWQQRYQAKPVGGGIYETQLSLPRQGVYYVFLSSPSLKAGFNRMEHLVLQAADK